In Marinobacter salsuginis, one DNA window encodes the following:
- a CDS encoding metal-dependent hydrolase, whose protein sequence is MTISSTPEGVSVEPRHLRFDVSEDLKTLWHGNDAFRTAFFNALSLQFPDGEQQFINAVRLYRDKIEDPKLKAEIRGFIGQEALHSREHKDYNEALKARGYDIDALDRRFQKHMAWVGKLPPSRQLAGTCGAEHYTAVLANAILSHPEWMEGATPAMAKLWRWHAIEETEHKSVAFDVYRECVGNERLRRIVFLFVTWNFFKYTFLNTCSLLKADGKLWSLRTWLGGVNFLWGKPGVLRKCLPEFLAYFRKGFHPWQQDNRELLERNLRELDMTSSAG, encoded by the coding sequence ATGACCATCAGCTCCACGCCCGAGGGCGTGTCCGTTGAGCCGAGGCATCTACGGTTCGATGTCAGCGAAGACCTCAAGACGCTCTGGCACGGTAACGACGCTTTCCGGACGGCATTCTTTAACGCGCTTTCCCTGCAATTCCCTGATGGAGAACAGCAGTTCATAAATGCTGTTCGACTCTATCGGGACAAAATTGAGGATCCCAAGCTGAAAGCAGAGATTCGCGGCTTTATTGGTCAGGAAGCCCTGCACAGCCGTGAGCACAAGGACTACAACGAAGCCTTGAAGGCCAGGGGTTATGACATTGATGCCCTGGACCGGCGGTTCCAGAAACACATGGCATGGGTGGGCAAGTTACCGCCAAGCCGCCAACTGGCAGGCACCTGTGGCGCCGAGCATTACACCGCGGTTCTGGCCAATGCCATTTTGAGCCACCCGGAATGGATGGAGGGCGCTACGCCGGCCATGGCGAAACTCTGGCGCTGGCATGCAATCGAGGAAACCGAACACAAATCCGTGGCCTTTGATGTCTACCGGGAATGTGTCGGCAACGAGCGGCTCCGCCGGATCGTCTTCCTGTTCGTGACCTGGAATTTCTTCAAGTACACCTTTCTCAATACCTGCAGCCTGCTGAAGGCCGATGGCAAGCTTTGGAGCCTTCGTACCTGGCTTGGTGGCGTGAATTTCCTGTGGGGAAAGCCCGGCGTGCTTCGCAAGTGCCTGCCGGAATTCCTGGCCTATTTCCGCAAGGGATTTCATCCCTGGCAGCAGGATAACCGGGAACTGCTCGAACGGAATCTTCGGGAGCTGGACATGACATCCAGTGCGGGTTAG
- a CDS encoding solute carrier family 23 protein, translating into MQMFHRKNGEEQPYWPAGPFKVRLPFVHYRWEFAEMVQALIMFVVSLAMIPLLEKYLGVPYDVALAYVVICGIGFMLPALLGVPLVPGWITPGIPVVLLFLSDYEPGPEAIQALFALQFLVFIIFLVLGITRLGSKLVELIPRSMKGGIIIGAGIAALMGEIEAGGRLANTPISLIIGGLVCLYLMFSVSFKGFVESSSIARKIANYGMVPGMVVAILVGFATGEYEVPNVEWGITKPAFDELWNYLPFAVGFPDANVFMYAIPTAVIAYVIAFGDIVVGQSLMNRVDHLRKDEDIDNSIDRVHLVTAIRNGGHAFFAPYPGLAGPIWTAVTATMAERYKYGRNAMDSIYSGGGTFWITGFIALFVLPLVSFFQPVLPIALSLTLLLTGYICLMVGLEQLENNTERGIAGTMGVVLAVYGAGWGLATGAILYFLIERTKLLGFTADPEAPGVRAAEEH; encoded by the coding sequence ATGCAAATGTTTCACCGAAAGAACGGGGAAGAGCAGCCATACTGGCCGGCTGGTCCCTTCAAGGTTCGTCTGCCGTTTGTTCATTACCGCTGGGAATTCGCGGAGATGGTGCAGGCCCTGATCATGTTCGTGGTCAGCCTGGCGATGATCCCCCTTCTTGAGAAATACCTGGGAGTGCCTTACGACGTGGCTCTGGCATACGTGGTGATCTGCGGTATCGGCTTCATGCTGCCGGCCCTGCTGGGTGTGCCTCTGGTGCCTGGCTGGATTACCCCGGGTATTCCGGTTGTCCTGTTGTTCCTGAGTGACTACGAGCCAGGCCCCGAAGCCATCCAGGCTCTGTTCGCCCTGCAGTTCCTGGTGTTCATTATTTTCCTGGTTCTGGGTATTACCCGCCTGGGCAGCAAGCTGGTGGAGCTGATTCCCCGTTCCATGAAAGGCGGGATCATCATTGGCGCCGGCATCGCGGCCCTGATGGGGGAAATCGAAGCGGGCGGCCGCCTGGCCAATACGCCGATTTCCCTGATCATCGGTGGCCTGGTGTGCCTGTACCTGATGTTCTCCGTATCGTTCAAAGGCTTTGTGGAAAGCAGCTCCATCGCCCGCAAGATTGCCAACTACGGCATGGTGCCGGGTATGGTGGTTGCGATTCTGGTCGGCTTTGCCACTGGCGAATACGAGGTGCCCAATGTCGAGTGGGGCATTACCAAGCCAGCGTTCGACGAGCTCTGGAACTACCTGCCGTTCGCTGTCGGTTTCCCGGACGCTAACGTCTTCATGTATGCCATTCCCACGGCGGTGATCGCCTACGTGATTGCCTTCGGCGACATCGTGGTGGGCCAGTCTCTGATGAACCGGGTTGACCACCTGCGTAAAGATGAAGACATCGACAACAGCATCGACCGGGTGCACCTGGTAACCGCGATCCGCAATGGTGGCCACGCTTTCTTTGCACCATACCCGGGCCTGGCCGGGCCGATCTGGACGGCCGTCACAGCCACCATGGCCGAGCGTTACAAGTACGGCCGTAATGCCATGGACTCTATCTACAGCGGCGGCGGTACCTTCTGGATTACCGGCTTCATTGCCCTGTTCGTGCTGCCCCTGGTCAGTTTCTTCCAGCCAGTACTGCCGATTGCCCTGTCACTGACCCTGCTTCTGACCGGCTATATCTGCCTGATGGTAGGGCTGGAGCAGCTGGAGAATAACACCGAGCGAGGTATTGCCGGCACCATGGGTGTGGTCCTGGCTGTCTACGGAGCGGGCTGGGGCCTGGCAACCGGCGCCATCCTCTATTTCCTGATTGAACGTACCAAATTGCTTGGCTTTACCGCCGACCCGGAAGCGCCGGGCGTGAGAGCCGCAGAAGAGCACTAA
- a CDS encoding acyl-CoA synthetase has protein sequence MTSIFDQGLAPVDANYAVQSPVDFIERTATVYPEYPAVIHGAIRYTWAQTYERCRRLASALKGRGIGRGDTVAVMLPNIPAMVESHFGVPMIGAVLNTLNVRLDAEAIAFMLEHGEAKVVIADREFGEVIKDAVSRLDTKPLVIDVDDPEYGEGVQVSDLDYEAFLQEGDPAFQWSFPENEWDAISLNYTSGTTGNPKGVVYHHRGAYINAIGNQAVWSMDMHPVYLWTLPMFHCNGWCFPWTITAMAGTHVCLRRVDPEKILQLIRDHQVTHMCGAPIVLNALLNVPESAKAGIDHEVKSMTAGAAPPAQVIGAIEEMGIQVTHVYGLTEVYGPVTVCAWKSEWDALPLHDRARKKARQGVRYHTLAGTMVGDPNTMEPVPKDGKTIGEIFLRGNTVMKGYLKNPKATEEAFRGGWFHTGDLAVWHEDGYMEIKDRLKDIIISGGENISTIEVEDTLYRHPAVLEAAVVARPDEKWGETPCAFVTLKPEAGQVSEEDIINFCREHLARFKVPKTIVFSELPKTSTGKIQKFVLRDQAKDLN, from the coding sequence ATGACCTCGATATTTGACCAGGGCCTGGCGCCCGTTGACGCCAATTACGCCGTCCAATCTCCCGTCGATTTTATTGAACGCACCGCCACCGTTTACCCGGAGTACCCCGCGGTAATCCATGGTGCGATCCGTTACACCTGGGCGCAGACCTATGAGCGCTGTCGCCGTCTGGCCTCGGCCTTGAAAGGGCGCGGCATCGGACGAGGTGACACCGTTGCCGTCATGCTGCCGAACATTCCGGCCATGGTGGAGTCCCATTTCGGCGTGCCCATGATTGGTGCGGTGTTGAACACCCTGAATGTTCGCCTGGATGCCGAAGCCATTGCTTTCATGCTGGAGCATGGTGAGGCCAAGGTTGTGATTGCCGACCGTGAATTCGGGGAAGTGATCAAGGACGCCGTCAGCCGCCTGGACACCAAGCCGCTGGTAATTGATGTGGACGATCCCGAGTACGGTGAGGGCGTTCAGGTCAGCGATCTGGACTACGAGGCATTCCTGCAGGAAGGCGATCCGGCGTTCCAGTGGAGCTTCCCGGAAAACGAGTGGGACGCCATCTCCCTGAACTACACATCCGGCACTACCGGTAACCCTAAGGGTGTGGTCTATCACCACCGTGGCGCCTACATCAATGCCATTGGTAACCAGGCGGTCTGGTCCATGGACATGCACCCGGTGTACCTGTGGACCTTGCCGATGTTCCACTGTAACGGCTGGTGTTTCCCCTGGACCATCACCGCCATGGCTGGAACCCACGTCTGCCTGCGTCGGGTTGACCCGGAGAAGATCCTGCAGCTGATCCGTGACCATCAGGTGACCCACATGTGCGGTGCGCCGATTGTTCTTAACGCACTGCTGAACGTGCCGGAATCCGCCAAAGCGGGTATCGACCACGAAGTGAAGTCCATGACAGCCGGTGCGGCGCCCCCCGCCCAGGTGATTGGTGCCATCGAAGAGATGGGTATCCAGGTAACCCACGTTTACGGCCTGACCGAAGTGTATGGGCCGGTGACGGTTTGCGCGTGGAAGTCCGAGTGGGATGCGCTGCCGTTGCACGACCGGGCCCGCAAGAAGGCTCGCCAGGGCGTTCGCTACCACACCCTGGCCGGCACCATGGTTGGCGACCCGAACACCATGGAGCCGGTGCCCAAAGACGGCAAGACCATCGGTGAAATCTTCCTGCGCGGTAATACCGTGATGAAGGGCTACCTGAAGAACCCCAAGGCCACCGAAGAGGCCTTCCGGGGCGGCTGGTTCCACACTGGCGACCTGGCCGTGTGGCACGAAGACGGCTACATGGAGATCAAGGACCGGCTGAAGGATATCATCATCTCCGGTGGCGAGAATATCTCTACCATTGAAGTTGAGGATACCCTGTACCGTCATCCCGCTGTCCTTGAGGCGGCTGTGGTAGCAAGGCCTGACGAGAAGTGGGGTGAGACTCCCTGCGCCTTCGTTACCCTCAAGCCGGAGGCGGGGCAGGTCAGCGAGGAAGACATCATCAATTTCTGCCGTGAGCACCTGGCCCGGTTTAAAGTGCCCAAGACCATCGTCTTCTCGGAGCTGCCCAAAACCTCCACGGGCAAGATCCAGAAGTTCGTGCTGAGAGATCAGGCCAAAGATCTGAACTGA
- a CDS encoding PAS domain-containing sensor histidine kinase produces MNDNSPSSVFSLHDADPQPGLILDGAGAVLGENRAARELRQTAGLASPEELLPINARALVKSSLEQIRAIENVESRTQPGQTGTILMWTFIPDVKTAQVLARARDATQDVRTQEEATRSNRLYRLITENTTDLISRHAPDGRFIDATPASWRLLGYWPEELRGKPLEEVFRGNHVTQKLAETRNLLRDDGYATMTLEIIHRDGSRRWFEIASRAIRETYTGAVIEVISVSRDITARVESEENNRRLAEELAHTARLATLGELASSIAHEMNQPLATIVNFASASQRYLKSARTNPECLDRVDDGLQKIVHHANRASEVIKRLRAFLRKGQKRTAPIALNDVVSNVARLCQWEAEKNNVQILERLACCAPVITADPVLLEQVLINLIRNGIEATIDARGQETQDAPAQIVVTTCINDQNETLIEVTDEGPGLDEQGIRQMFQPFFTSKPQGLGLGLSMSRSIIEGFGGFLDARPAATGGLSLICRFPASQNQKHKTAITENQPDD; encoded by the coding sequence ATGAACGATAACTCCCCTTCAAGTGTATTTAGTTTGCACGACGCCGACCCGCAACCCGGATTAATCCTGGATGGCGCGGGCGCTGTCCTGGGGGAGAACCGTGCAGCCAGGGAACTGCGTCAAACAGCCGGCCTGGCCTCGCCCGAGGAGCTTCTGCCAATCAACGCCCGGGCATTGGTGAAATCATCCCTGGAACAAATCCGGGCCATTGAAAACGTCGAATCGCGGACGCAACCGGGCCAAACCGGGACGATCTTGATGTGGACGTTCATCCCGGACGTCAAGACGGCCCAGGTTCTGGCACGGGCAAGGGACGCCACGCAAGACGTCCGGACCCAGGAAGAGGCCACCCGCTCCAACCGCCTGTACCGGTTGATCACCGAAAACACCACCGACCTGATCTCCCGACACGCTCCGGATGGGCGTTTTATTGATGCCACTCCCGCATCATGGCGACTGTTGGGCTACTGGCCGGAGGAATTGCGTGGCAAACCCCTCGAAGAGGTCTTTCGCGGCAACCATGTGACCCAGAAACTGGCGGAGACCCGTAACCTGCTCAGGGATGACGGCTACGCCACCATGACCCTGGAGATCATCCACCGGGACGGCTCCCGTCGCTGGTTCGAGATTGCCAGCCGGGCCATCCGGGAAACCTATACCGGCGCCGTGATTGAGGTCATCAGCGTATCCCGGGATATCACCGCCCGGGTGGAATCCGAGGAGAACAACCGCAGGCTGGCCGAGGAACTGGCCCATACAGCCAGGCTCGCGACTCTCGGGGAGCTTGCCTCCAGCATTGCCCACGAAATGAACCAACCGCTGGCCACCATTGTGAACTTCGCCAGCGCCAGCCAGCGCTATCTGAAAAGTGCCCGAACCAACCCTGAATGCCTGGATCGCGTGGATGATGGCCTGCAGAAAATTGTTCACCACGCCAACCGCGCATCGGAAGTGATCAAACGCCTCCGGGCTTTCTTACGCAAAGGGCAGAAGCGGACCGCGCCAATCGCCCTGAACGACGTCGTGAGCAACGTGGCCCGGCTGTGTCAGTGGGAAGCGGAAAAAAACAATGTGCAGATTCTTGAGAGACTGGCCTGCTGCGCGCCGGTCATCACTGCCGACCCGGTGCTGCTGGAACAGGTGTTGATCAATCTGATCCGCAACGGCATTGAAGCCACGATCGATGCCCGTGGCCAAGAAACTCAGGACGCACCCGCGCAGATTGTCGTAACTACCTGCATCAACGATCAGAACGAAACCCTGATTGAAGTCACCGATGAAGGCCCAGGCCTGGATGAACAGGGCATCCGCCAGATGTTCCAGCCGTTCTTCACCAGTAAGCCCCAGGGCCTTGGCCTGGGGCTGTCCATGAGCCGTTCCATTATCGAGGGTTTCGGTGGCTTCCTCGACGCCCGCCCCGCCGCAACCGGTGGCCTGTCGCTAATCTGTCGATTCCCGGCCAGCCAGAACCAGAAGCACAAAACCGCAATCACGGAGAACCAGCCTGATGACTGA
- a CDS encoding response regulator transcription factor, producing MTDHSAPEATTVYVVDDDAGMLESTQWLLESVGLNVEAYSDGRKFLDAVGNKKAGCVVLDVRMPGLGGLNVQEELQKRGLNVPIIFVSGHADVPIVVRAFKSGAFDFIEKPFNEQLLLDSVQQALQEHQHSAPQLQGDESTEALLTTLTRRERDVFLPLAQGYTSREIAEQLDVSVKTIDLYRARVMKRLGADRLPDVTGKAIAAGLLDPLDLRSEKS from the coding sequence ATGACTGACCATTCTGCCCCGGAAGCCACCACCGTCTACGTTGTTGACGACGACGCCGGCATGCTGGAGTCCACCCAATGGTTGCTGGAATCGGTGGGCCTGAACGTGGAAGCCTACAGCGACGGCCGAAAATTTCTGGACGCGGTAGGCAACAAGAAAGCCGGCTGCGTGGTTCTCGATGTGAGAATGCCGGGGCTCGGCGGCCTGAACGTTCAGGAAGAACTGCAGAAGAGAGGGCTTAACGTGCCCATCATTTTTGTCTCTGGGCATGCCGATGTACCCATTGTCGTCAGGGCGTTCAAATCCGGCGCTTTCGATTTCATCGAAAAGCCGTTCAACGAACAGCTCCTGCTGGACAGCGTTCAGCAGGCCCTACAGGAACATCAACACTCGGCCCCACAGCTACAGGGCGATGAGTCAACCGAAGCCCTGCTGACCACCCTCACCCGGCGCGAACGGGATGTGTTTCTGCCATTGGCCCAGGGCTACACCAGCCGGGAAATCGCCGAGCAGTTGGATGTCAGTGTTAAAACGATCGATCTGTACCGGGCCCGGGTGATGAAACGCCTGGGCGCCGATCGCCTGCCAGATGTCACCGGCAAAGCCATCGCCGCCGGTCTGCTTGACCCGCTGGACCTGCGTAGCGAAAAAAGCTGA
- a CDS encoding PLP-dependent aminotransferase family protein, translating into MGILYNQVADQLQELIRDGVYRDGDRLPGVRMLSRQYGVSISTILQAHQTLEARGFLQARERSGYFVRLPTVDAPEPVMRRHRSRPVPVSAREMTLDLCADEQKRMVPLATAIPHPDYLPLRQIQHSTLWAARRGLETLDYAFPGKESFRRQIAQRMATLGVPVTPDDVLATNGAQEAIILALRAVTQPGDIVAVESPSFPGILQALEVVGLKVIEIPTHPSEGLSLEGLQLALEQWPLKACVVVTNHSNPMGARMSDERKKQLVSMLAAAAVPLIEDDIYGDLHHSGDRPKPAKAFDRADNVIYCSSFSKTISPGLRLGWMVPGRHMASARQHKYFVNLATSSIPQMAVAHFLEQGGYDRYLRSARQHYRESTERMRTAVARAFPEGTAVSRPQGGFVLWVQLPDGVSGTEVYHRARAEDINVAPGLMFSTADKYENCLRLNSANPWSERIEQAVARLGVLAHEVQAASG; encoded by the coding sequence ATGGGCATTCTTTACAATCAGGTGGCGGATCAGCTTCAGGAGTTGATCAGGGACGGTGTCTACCGTGACGGTGATCGATTGCCGGGCGTGCGAATGCTGAGCCGGCAGTATGGCGTAAGTATTTCGACTATCCTGCAGGCGCACCAGACCCTGGAAGCACGAGGCTTTCTGCAGGCCAGGGAGCGCAGTGGCTACTTCGTAAGGCTGCCGACGGTGGATGCACCCGAGCCTGTGATGCGAAGGCACCGCAGCCGTCCGGTGCCAGTCAGCGCCCGGGAAATGACCCTGGACCTTTGTGCCGACGAGCAGAAGCGGATGGTGCCTCTGGCGACAGCGATTCCCCATCCTGATTACCTGCCGCTTCGGCAAATCCAGCACAGCACGCTCTGGGCCGCACGACGAGGCCTGGAAACACTCGACTATGCCTTTCCCGGCAAGGAATCGTTTCGGCGGCAGATTGCCCAGCGGATGGCGACACTTGGAGTACCGGTAACGCCGGATGATGTACTCGCCACCAACGGTGCCCAGGAAGCGATCATCCTGGCGCTTCGTGCCGTGACCCAGCCTGGTGATATTGTGGCCGTGGAATCCCCGTCCTTCCCGGGAATTCTCCAGGCGCTGGAGGTGGTGGGGCTAAAGGTCATTGAAATTCCTACCCATCCTTCTGAGGGGTTGAGCCTGGAGGGCTTGCAGCTGGCGCTTGAGCAGTGGCCCCTGAAAGCCTGTGTGGTGGTGACCAATCACAGCAATCCCATGGGTGCGCGAATGTCCGACGAACGCAAGAAGCAGCTGGTTTCCATGCTGGCGGCTGCTGCGGTGCCTCTGATCGAGGACGACATTTACGGGGATCTGCATCATTCCGGAGACCGGCCAAAACCGGCCAAGGCATTCGATCGTGCGGACAATGTGATTTACTGCAGTTCGTTCTCCAAGACTATCTCACCGGGCCTGCGGCTTGGCTGGATGGTCCCGGGGCGGCACATGGCCAGCGCCCGGCAGCACAAATACTTTGTCAACCTGGCAACCTCATCGATTCCCCAGATGGCGGTGGCGCATTTTCTGGAGCAGGGCGGTTACGATCGCTATCTGCGCTCAGCGCGTCAGCACTATCGTGAATCTACTGAGCGTATGCGCACAGCCGTGGCCCGGGCATTTCCGGAGGGCACGGCTGTGAGTCGGCCCCAGGGCGGCTTTGTACTCTGGGTGCAGTTGCCGGATGGTGTTTCCGGCACCGAGGTGTATCACAGGGCCAGGGCTGAGGATATCAACGTGGCGCCGGGGTTGATGTTCTCCACCGCGGACAAATACGAAAACTGCCTGAGGCTGAACAGCGCTAACCCCTGGAGTGAACGTATAGAGCAGGCTGTGGCCAGGCTGGGAGTGCTGGCTCACGAGGTGCAGGCGGCCTCGGGGTAG
- a CDS encoding PhzF family phenazine biosynthesis protein encodes MTHPLYQVDAFTSKVFGGNPAAVMPLEQWLPDNVMLSLAMENNLSETAFFVRLPEDEEADFHIRWFTPGTEVPLCGHATLASAWVIFNKLGWDEERIRFDSKSGWLSVRQSDDGWLVLDFPNLAFEEQTTPTLIREALEGAPDTAFFVPNDTNYMVVLKDEAAVRAAQPDMRKLKQLGNQGLIITAPGTDCDFVSRYFAPGAGIDEDPVTGSIHSVLVPYWAEKLGKTKLDARQVSARGGALRCELKGDRVDIAGQAAFYMEGSVYLP; translated from the coding sequence ATGACACACCCCCTCTATCAGGTGGATGCCTTTACCAGCAAGGTATTCGGTGGCAACCCGGCCGCGGTCATGCCCCTGGAGCAATGGCTGCCGGACAATGTCATGCTCTCGCTCGCCATGGAGAACAATCTCTCCGAGACGGCTTTTTTCGTGCGGCTTCCCGAGGACGAAGAAGCCGATTTCCATATCCGCTGGTTTACGCCGGGCACAGAGGTGCCGCTGTGTGGCCACGCCACTCTGGCCAGCGCCTGGGTGATCTTCAACAAGCTTGGCTGGGATGAAGAGCGAATCCGCTTTGACTCCAAAAGCGGCTGGCTGTCCGTCAGGCAGTCCGATGACGGCTGGCTGGTCCTGGATTTCCCGAATCTGGCCTTCGAGGAGCAAACCACGCCAACGCTGATTCGGGAAGCTCTGGAAGGCGCACCTGATACCGCTTTTTTTGTTCCCAACGACACCAACTACATGGTGGTTCTGAAGGACGAAGCGGCCGTGCGTGCTGCCCAGCCCGACATGCGCAAATTAAAGCAACTGGGTAACCAGGGGCTGATCATTACCGCACCGGGCACCGACTGCGATTTTGTCAGCCGATATTTCGCTCCGGGCGCCGGCATTGATGAGGACCCGGTGACCGGTTCCATTCACAGTGTACTGGTACCCTACTGGGCTGAGAAACTGGGCAAGACGAAGCTGGACGCCAGGCAGGTTTCGGCCCGGGGCGGTGCACTGCGCTGCGAACTGAAAGGCGACCGGGTCGATATCGCCGGGCAGGCTGCCTTCTACATGGAAGGCTCAGTCTACCTGCCCTGA
- a CDS encoding NAD(P)/FAD-dependent oxidoreductase, whose product MTAGSASQYDVIIIGAGAAGLMCAATAGYRGRRVLVLDHANKPGKKILMSGGGRCNFTNLNSTPANFLSDNPHYCISALKRYTPQDFLELVDRHGIEHEEKAPGQLFCKDSAKDILNMLLTECEWAGAEVRMKTAVDRIAETDNGYRLRVGSGDLTCESLVIATGGLSIPTMGATAFGYRVAEQFGLKVLPTRAGLVPFTLQPELKEQLAPLSGISCPVDVQCHDQHFREPMLVTHRGLSGPAMLQISSFWEPGDSLAINLLPACNIRDDLLGLRKTRPQSTIANYLTQHLPKRFAQAFNELRGWTGPLQGYKNSDIEQVADTLGQWSIKPAGTEGYRTAEVTLGGVDTRQLSSKTMAVLERPNLYFIGEVVDVTGHLGGHNFQWAWASGVAAGNSA is encoded by the coding sequence ATGACGGCAGGTTCAGCATCACAGTACGACGTAATCATTATCGGCGCCGGCGCGGCGGGCCTGATGTGTGCGGCAACCGCCGGCTATCGCGGCCGCCGGGTGCTGGTGCTGGACCACGCCAACAAGCCGGGCAAGAAAATCCTCATGTCCGGAGGCGGGCGCTGCAACTTCACCAACCTGAACAGCACACCCGCCAACTTCCTGTCGGACAACCCGCACTACTGCATCTCCGCGCTCAAGCGCTACACCCCTCAGGACTTCCTGGAACTGGTGGATCGACACGGCATTGAGCACGAGGAAAAAGCCCCAGGCCAGCTGTTCTGCAAAGACAGCGCCAAGGACATCCTCAACATGCTGCTGACCGAATGTGAGTGGGCCGGCGCGGAAGTGAGGATGAAGACTGCGGTCGACCGCATAGCGGAAACCGACAACGGCTATCGCCTGCGCGTCGGCTCCGGCGATCTCACCTGCGAATCCCTGGTGATAGCCACCGGCGGCCTGTCCATTCCCACCATGGGCGCCACGGCGTTTGGTTACCGGGTGGCCGAGCAGTTTGGCCTGAAGGTACTGCCCACCCGGGCAGGCCTGGTGCCCTTTACCCTGCAGCCGGAGTTGAAAGAACAGCTTGCCCCTTTGTCTGGTATCAGTTGCCCGGTGGACGTGCAATGCCATGACCAGCACTTCCGGGAACCCATGCTGGTTACTCATCGGGGGCTCAGTGGCCCGGCGATGCTCCAGATCTCAAGTTTCTGGGAACCGGGGGACAGCCTGGCTATCAACCTGCTGCCGGCCTGCAACATCAGGGACGACCTTCTGGGCCTGCGGAAAACCCGCCCGCAATCGACCATTGCAAACTACCTGACCCAGCACCTGCCAAAACGGTTTGCCCAGGCCTTCAACGAGCTGCGGGGCTGGACCGGCCCTTTGCAGGGCTACAAGAACAGCGATATCGAACAGGTTGCCGATACTCTGGGCCAATGGTCGATCAAGCCAGCTGGCACCGAGGGCTACCGAACCGCAGAAGTCACCCTGGGGGGCGTTGATACCCGCCAGCTCTCCTCCAAGACCATGGCAGTGCTGGAACGGCCAAACCTGTATTTCATTGGTGAGGTCGTGGATGTGACAGGCCACCTCGGCGGCCATAACTTCCAATGGGCCTGGGCCTCGGGTGTGGCAGCCGGTAACAGCGCCTGA
- a CDS encoding patatin-like phospholipase family protein: MLHSHDDTATSNALVVEGGAMRGIFAAGVLDAFLEQRYQPFTEAWGVSAGSTNLIGYLCGHHGRNHQVITDHACRPEFINWGRFFQGGHLCDVHWLWHRSYEDVPLDLERYLSGTTRLWVATTSVVTGEARYFSVDDQNIHDVLTASCSIPLAYRDYPIVENEPMSDGGIADSIPVAEAYRRGARDITVVLSRPLGYQKKPLAFPALTKRMFREQPGLAEALIRRGERYNETLEFIQNPPDDCHLRIIAPPEDFPVSRLTTDLNKLDLGYQQGHRAAMAYLADIAREVA; the protein is encoded by the coding sequence ATGCTCCACAGCCACGATGACACCGCAACCAGCAATGCCCTTGTAGTGGAGGGTGGTGCCATGCGCGGCATCTTCGCCGCCGGTGTGCTTGATGCGTTTCTGGAGCAGCGCTATCAGCCGTTCACCGAAGCCTGGGGTGTCTCCGCCGGTTCAACCAACCTCATCGGCTACCTCTGCGGCCATCACGGCCGCAACCATCAGGTGATTACCGACCACGCGTGCCGCCCGGAGTTCATCAACTGGGGCCGTTTCTTTCAGGGCGGGCATCTCTGCGATGTTCACTGGCTCTGGCACCGATCCTACGAGGACGTGCCGCTCGACCTGGAACGCTACCTGTCTGGCACCACCAGGCTCTGGGTAGCAACCACATCAGTGGTGACCGGCGAGGCCCGGTATTTTTCCGTCGACGACCAGAACATCCATGACGTGCTCACTGCCTCCTGCTCGATTCCCCTGGCCTACCGTGATTACCCGATCGTGGAGAATGAGCCCATGAGTGATGGCGGCATTGCCGATTCCATTCCGGTTGCCGAGGCCTATCGGCGGGGCGCACGGGATATTACCGTCGTTCTTTCCCGACCTCTGGGCTATCAGAAAAAACCTCTGGCCTTTCCGGCACTCACCAAACGGATGTTCCGGGAGCAACCTGGACTGGCCGAGGCCCTGATCCGGCGCGGCGAGCGATATAACGAGACATTGGAGTTCATTCAAAATCCGCCAGACGACTGCCATCTACGGATTATCGCACCGCCAGAGGATTTTCCGGTGAGTCGACTAACCACAGACCTTAACAAGCTGGATCTGGGCTATCAGCAAGGCCACCGCGCAGCGATGGCCTATCTGGCCGACATAGCCCGGGAAGTCGCCTAG